From a single Spartinivicinus poritis genomic region:
- a CDS encoding PhoPQ-activated protein PqaA family protein, translating into MLFLYNKASLAKCKYTLTALAICCTSVVYAKDQASNCSKHYLAQYPEQVLSCFIAKKSIQPNWKLIDTNVHDSITIYTYELTSQFWPDKSISDAGKHWKHKLTLYIPNQLQSKQALLFINGGTRFPEQQPHQPKLVPLDFIGIAKETDTLVADLQDIPNQYLRFDDGIARREDGIMAYTWNQYMDDPAKHAFWSAHLPMTKAVVVAMDVIQQEAENQQYPKPEHFALSGASKRGWAAWLATLADQRVNAIIPIVIDILNTKQNLLHIKNSLEDWPLAFRDYVQQGVTKRIGSSQFSQLMKIEDPITYLSKSQYKARLSIPKYIINASSDDFFVPDSLNQYIDYLPGETVIRIVPNQRHYIDFTIAGKALKNYYKMIVDNAHRPTLHWHASKDNHQVKITTRFKPTHVKLWQAYNPEKRDFRISSNIKYAASPLQGECKKRLCVYELPTIQHKTGYVSRFVEFSYQKGEHSLVTTSPAFITPNRYN; encoded by the coding sequence GTGCTATTTTTATATAACAAAGCAAGCCTGGCAAAATGTAAATACACTCTGACGGCTCTGGCTATTTGTTGCACAAGTGTTGTATATGCTAAGGATCAAGCTTCAAACTGCAGTAAACATTATTTAGCCCAATATCCTGAGCAAGTGTTATCTTGCTTTATTGCTAAAAAGTCAATACAACCAAACTGGAAGCTAATTGATACCAACGTACATGACTCAATTACTATTTATACCTATGAATTAACCAGTCAGTTCTGGCCAGATAAAAGCATAAGTGATGCAGGTAAACACTGGAAGCACAAGCTTACATTGTATATCCCTAATCAGTTACAAAGTAAACAAGCACTCCTCTTCATCAATGGAGGAACCCGTTTTCCAGAACAACAGCCTCACCAACCAAAACTGGTGCCACTTGATTTTATTGGCATAGCAAAAGAAACCGATACTCTTGTGGCTGACTTACAAGATATTCCTAATCAATATTTACGTTTTGATGACGGCATTGCCAGACGAGAAGATGGTATTATGGCGTACACCTGGAACCAGTACATGGATGACCCAGCAAAGCATGCTTTTTGGTCTGCCCATTTACCGATGACTAAGGCTGTTGTAGTCGCTATGGATGTTATTCAACAAGAGGCGGAAAACCAACAGTACCCTAAACCAGAACATTTTGCACTGTCAGGCGCTAGCAAGCGTGGCTGGGCAGCTTGGTTAGCTACATTAGCTGACCAACGAGTCAATGCCATTATTCCTATCGTGATTGATATATTAAATACCAAGCAAAATTTACTACACATCAAAAACAGTTTAGAAGACTGGCCATTAGCATTTAGAGACTATGTACAACAAGGAGTCACCAAACGGATTGGCAGCTCACAGTTTAGCCAGTTAATGAAAATTGAAGATCCAATAACCTACCTCAGTAAGAGTCAGTACAAAGCCAGATTATCAATTCCTAAGTATATTATTAATGCGTCTTCTGATGATTTTTTTGTTCCAGACTCATTAAACCAATATATTGATTATCTTCCAGGTGAAACAGTTATACGCATTGTACCTAACCAACGCCACTATATTGATTTTACAATAGCCGGTAAAGCACTAAAAAACTATTATAAAATGATCGTCGATAATGCACACCGTCCAACACTACATTGGCATGCAAGTAAAGATAATCATCAGGTAAAGATAACAACTCGCTTTAAACCTACTCATGTTAAGTTATGGCAAGCATACAACCCGGAAAAACGTGACTTTAGAATCAGCTCTAATATCAAATATGCGGCATCACCACTGCAAGGTGAGTGCAAAAAAAGGCTCTGTGTATATGAACTTCCAACCATACAGCATAAAACAGGTTATGTATCTCGTTTCGTGGAGTTCTCTTACCAAAAAGGTGAGCATAGCCTAGTTACAACGTCACCCGCGTTTATTACACCCAATCGCTATAATTAG
- a CDS encoding FeoC-like transcriptional regulator: protein MLLELRDYIKEQRSVSLERLAKHFHTPALVIEDMLKHWEHKSVITKHNPKRCNKSCSGCNVQTSTIYCYSLYTLHE, encoded by the coding sequence ATGTTATTAGAACTGCGTGATTATATTAAAGAACAACGATCTGTCTCACTGGAAAGATTAGCTAAGCACTTCCATACGCCAGCACTGGTCATTGAAGATATGTTAAAACATTGGGAACATAAAAGTGTTATTACCAAGCATAACCCCAAACGTTGTAATAAAAGCTGTAGTGGCTGTAATGTTCAGACCAGTACCATTTATTGTTATTCCTTGTATACCCTTCACGAATGA
- the feoB gene encoding Fe(2+) transporter permease subunit FeoB, with protein MSLSAVCLVGNPNCGKTSLFNALTGSRQKIGNWPGVTVEKKTGSYQYNQQTIKVIDLPGLYSLDGVENTAIDEQITLDYLLTDSQSLIINTIDAVNLQRSLYLTLQLLELGKPMIIVLNMMDKLASAKQTIDIKQLAQQLKCPVLPIIAKQSKGLPELKKLVAQALKQPTIPLPPQPYNKLILQAIQQIRPDDHPAISQWQAINLLANNEINNHFPAIIHTSSTWQTVLQQLAQEHTTNITQQMGEDLDILIANDRYQFINQLTQQVVATEESLSISMTEKIDNIVLNRILGIPIFLSIMYLMFMFSINIGSAFIDFFDITAGTLFVDTPTYWLSQIHAPNWLITLLANGIGGGIQTVATFIPIIACLFLFLALLEGSGYMARAAFIMDKIMSWVGLPGKAFVPMLIGFGCNVPAVMATRTLESQRDRLLTICMTPFMSCGARLPVYALFAVAFFPDNGQNIVFILYLVGILLAIMTGIIMKHTLLPGISSPFILELPDYHLPTANTVLAHTWSRLKGFIVKAGKIIIVMVALLNVLNSLGTDATFNNENTEKSVLTAAGKALTPLFEPMGINSDNWPATVGIFTGVFAKEAVVGTLDAMYSQLNATTQSLDTPQPLDFWQKIYSALLTIPINLVSLADGLDDPLGMNIGETTNKEIAAEEQAIAAETFSTIHHLFGSPHAAFAYVLFILLYTPCLATLGAIFREANTSWMWLVAGWTLAVAYTTATVYYQIATFAEHPHYSIGWLVTLTSLWIVVLMLLKRRVNKLTIINQHVVNA; from the coding sequence ATGTCTTTATCAGCTGTCTGTTTAGTCGGTAATCCTAACTGTGGAAAAACATCGCTATTTAATGCATTAACGGGCTCACGACAAAAGATTGGTAATTGGCCTGGTGTAACTGTTGAGAAAAAAACAGGCTCTTATCAATATAACCAACAAACGATTAAGGTCATTGATTTACCCGGTCTCTACTCCTTGGATGGTGTAGAAAATACAGCTATTGATGAGCAGATTACCCTTGACTATTTATTAACAGATTCCCAATCACTGATCATTAATACTATTGATGCAGTTAATTTACAACGCAGCTTATATTTAACTCTTCAGTTACTTGAGTTGGGAAAACCCATGATTATTGTCCTCAACATGATGGACAAACTTGCCTCAGCGAAACAAACGATCGATATCAAGCAACTGGCACAACAATTAAAATGCCCGGTGTTGCCAATCATCGCTAAACAGTCAAAAGGCTTACCTGAGCTGAAAAAGCTGGTGGCCCAAGCACTCAAACAACCAACAATTCCTCTCCCCCCACAGCCGTATAACAAGTTAATTCTGCAGGCTATACAACAAATAAGACCTGATGATCACCCTGCTATTTCTCAATGGCAAGCAATCAATTTACTCGCCAATAATGAAATCAACAACCATTTTCCTGCAATTATTCATACTAGCTCTACTTGGCAAACTGTATTACAACAACTCGCACAAGAACATACAACAAATATCACCCAACAAATGGGTGAAGACTTAGACATTCTGATTGCCAATGATCGTTATCAATTTATTAATCAGCTCACTCAACAAGTAGTGGCTACAGAAGAAAGCCTCTCAATATCAATGACTGAAAAAATAGACAACATTGTGCTTAACCGGATATTGGGTATCCCAATATTTCTAAGTATTATGTATTTAATGTTTATGTTTAGTATTAATATTGGCAGTGCATTTATTGATTTTTTTGATATCACAGCAGGCACCTTATTTGTTGATACTCCAACCTATTGGCTGAGCCAAATACATGCACCTAACTGGTTAATTACATTACTCGCCAATGGTATTGGCGGCGGCATTCAAACAGTTGCTACTTTTATTCCTATCATCGCCTGCTTATTTTTATTTTTGGCTTTGTTAGAAGGATCTGGTTATATGGCCAGAGCTGCATTTATCATGGATAAAATAATGAGCTGGGTTGGTCTACCAGGCAAAGCGTTTGTTCCCATGTTAATCGGCTTTGGCTGTAATGTACCTGCCGTCATGGCAACTCGCACCCTAGAAAGCCAACGGGACCGATTATTAACCATCTGTATGACGCCATTTATGTCATGTGGCGCCCGCCTGCCTGTCTACGCATTGTTTGCTGTTGCTTTTTTTCCTGATAATGGCCAAAACATAGTGTTTATTTTATATCTTGTCGGTATCCTGCTTGCTATTATGACTGGCATCATTATGAAGCATACTCTACTACCCGGCATAAGTAGTCCTTTTATTCTAGAGTTGCCTGATTATCACCTACCCACAGCCAACACTGTCTTAGCCCACACCTGGAGCCGCCTTAAAGGCTTTATTGTTAAAGCAGGCAAAATCATTATTGTAATGGTAGCATTATTAAATGTGCTCAATAGCCTGGGTACAGATGCAACCTTTAATAACGAAAATACAGAAAAATCCGTCCTCACTGCAGCAGGCAAAGCACTTACACCTCTGTTTGAGCCAATGGGTATAAATAGTGACAACTGGCCTGCGACAGTGGGAATTTTCACTGGTGTTTTCGCTAAAGAAGCAGTGGTTGGTACCTTGGATGCTATGTACAGCCAGCTAAATGCTACCACACAATCACTAGATACCCCTCAACCACTGGACTTTTGGCAGAAAATTTATTCCGCGTTATTAACTATTCCAATAAATTTAGTTAGCTTAGCTGATGGCTTAGATGACCCTTTAGGGATGAATATAGGTGAAACAACCAATAAAGAAATAGCAGCAGAAGAGCAAGCCATAGCAGCTGAAACCTTCTCAACTATTCATCATTTATTTGGCTCACCACATGCAGCATTTGCCTACGTGTTATTTATCTTACTTTATACCCCCTGCCTGGCTACCTTAGGGGCTATTTTTCGTGAGGCAAACACCAGCTGGATGTGGCTAGTCGCCGGTTGGACGCTAGCGGTAGCCTACACAACAGCTACGGTATATTACCAGATAGCCACTTTTGCCGAACACCCACATTATTCTATTGGCTGGCTTGTTACCCTAACCAGCTTATGGATAGTGGTACTCATGTTATTAAAACGGCGAGTTAATAAGCTAACAATTATCAACCAACACGTTGTGAATGCTTAA
- a CDS encoding FeoA family protein has translation MQHTLKHLQVGESGHVTGICNSNPHYRRQLLAMGITPGTTITISRVAPLGDPIEVTLRGYRLSLRRNEADVVQVEKLS, from the coding sequence ATGCAACACACACTCAAACACTTACAGGTTGGCGAAAGTGGGCATGTCACAGGCATCTGCAACAGCAACCCCCATTACCGTCGTCAATTACTAGCCATGGGGATTACCCCTGGTACAACTATTACCATTTCTCGCGTGGCCCCTTTAGGTGACCCCATTGAGGTCACTTTACGTGGTTACAGGCTAAGTCTGCGCCGCAATGAAGCAGATGTTGTACAAGTGGAGAAGTTATCCTGA
- a CDS encoding NnrS family protein produces the protein MALMTLPGQNPNQSRLALFNLGFRPFFLGAAVYAIISIFIWLGFYGLGWSIPTPAINPIAWHAHEMIFGYSLAVIAGFLLTAVKNWTKIQTIHGVKLALLFSCWLIPRIAILFEQGLLIAAVMDILFILLLIPCVLVPIIKVKQWKQLGIMAKLLLMGLANILFYLGAFGILESGIRWGNYTGLYLIIGLILTMGRRVIPFFIERGVGYPVTLKNYLWLDISSLVIFLLFFIATVFTHYTIIAAWLAALLFVIHLVRIAGWYTKGIWRKPLLWSLYLAYDFIIIGFLLFALSGYHYVPVFLAIHSMAFGGIGLVTLSMMSRVSLGHTGRNVQQPPKLVGLACMILIMGGVIRVLLPILDMSHYVNWIVISQLCWIAAFVFFLIIYTPILIKPRVDHQFG, from the coding sequence ATGGCATTAATGACATTACCTGGTCAAAACCCAAATCAATCTCGCTTGGCTTTGTTTAATCTTGGCTTTCGTCCTTTTTTTCTTGGGGCTGCAGTTTACGCTATCATTTCCATCTTCATTTGGCTTGGGTTTTATGGACTAGGCTGGTCAATTCCAACCCCAGCGATAAACCCCATTGCCTGGCATGCCCATGAAATGATATTTGGTTATAGCCTAGCAGTAATTGCTGGCTTTCTATTAACTGCCGTTAAAAACTGGACAAAAATTCAAACTATTCATGGCGTTAAACTGGCACTGCTATTTAGTTGTTGGCTAATACCACGAATCGCTATTCTATTTGAGCAAGGGTTATTAATCGCTGCTGTGATGGATATATTATTCATCCTATTACTGATCCCTTGCGTATTAGTTCCTATTATTAAAGTCAAACAGTGGAAGCAGCTGGGAATTATGGCCAAACTCCTCTTAATGGGGCTTGCCAATATACTGTTTTACTTGGGAGCCTTTGGTATTCTTGAATCAGGCATTCGCTGGGGGAACTACACAGGTTTATACCTTATCATTGGTTTGATATTAACCATGGGGCGCCGAGTTATCCCTTTTTTTATTGAGCGTGGGGTTGGTTATCCAGTTACCTTAAAAAATTATCTTTGGCTTGATATTAGTTCGTTGGTGATTTTTTTATTATTTTTTATTGCCACCGTTTTTACTCACTACACAATTATTGCCGCCTGGTTAGCTGCATTATTGTTTGTTATTCATTTAGTTAGAATTGCAGGCTGGTATACCAAGGGAATATGGCGTAAACCCTTATTATGGAGTTTATACCTGGCTTATGACTTTATTATCATCGGTTTTTTATTATTTGCGCTTAGTGGCTATCATTATGTACCAGTTTTTCTCGCGATTCACAGTATGGCCTTTGGTGGCATCGGTCTAGTTACACTGAGTATGATGAGTCGTGTTTCGCTTGGCCATACAGGCCGAAATGTTCAGCAGCCACCAAAATTGGTAGGCTTAGCCTGTATGATCTTGATAATGGGTGGTGTCATCAGAGTGTTGTTACCAATCCTGGATATGAGCCATTATGTCAATTGGATTGTAATATCACAACTATGCTGGATTGCAGCTTTTGTATTCTTCCTTATTATTTACACTCCAATTTTAATTAAACCCAGGGTTGATCATCAGTTTGGTTAA
- a CDS encoding xylulose 5-phosphate 3-epimerase: MIASNSREDTLIEQRAALIRDKDKDFANWAAGYGVIKHSAETQLRIYEMVCLLATEGGVTSKSEAYQQLAALDKLTCAAMWLVVHMTYAKNVYLDGRELTAVDFKRQPQGHTGGSLNMVPGYMGYMGVNALTGITRQWLMGQGHCVAAIDAVNLLLGNTTAVHKEHYDWSDQGLTRFVRDFYSYLVNQQGKPVSPLGSHVNTHTAGATIEGGYLGFAGLYYVHQPMPGERLVAFLSDGAFEEQRGSDWAPRWWRAEDTGLVTPIMIANGRRIDQRTTMSQSGGSEWFKQHLALNYFDPVVIDGTDPAAFVWAIFEMENRLQARAEAVKQGKQHYPIKLPYVIAETVKGYGFPGAGTNAAHGTPLQANPAKSAEALTAFNQGAKKLWVSDDGLKNAVKLVNNHNQVSRPKESTVKQLTEKAKVNSPSLHWKQELYDNYSPMAGWDESFTQLVKENPHLRVRVGNPDELRSNQMNQTLDWLKHRVTEPEQGVAEAVGGKVITALNEEAVVSAALANQQGINLVVSYEAFAVKMLGALRQTVIFARHQKEAQQPANWLSVPVLLTSHVWENGKNEQSHQDPTLSEALMGEMTDMVRVLFPCDWNSAVATMQSTYTSYGQIWLATLPKLPVPLFFSKEQSVRLLEEGAVLVRGAAEASIQLVAVGAYQLIEALKASDRLKEREIPHSLVYIIEPGRFRVARDKAEAEQLVADDVMDNVFPDTVNTRVFVCHGRPEVYLGIMRQLDLGTKQTAAVGYINQGGTLDIGGMLYANKTTWAHILYQIAKTASLNPQAILTEKEIQAVTGAGDPYAIIAKPYQ; the protein is encoded by the coding sequence ATGATAGCTTCAAATTCTCGTGAAGATACTTTAATAGAACAGCGTGCAGCACTGATTCGTGACAAGGATAAGGATTTTGCTAACTGGGCAGCAGGTTATGGCGTGATTAAGCATAGTGCTGAAACACAGTTACGTATTTACGAAATGGTTTGTTTATTGGCAACAGAAGGGGGTGTTACCAGTAAAAGCGAGGCCTATCAACAACTAGCGGCGTTGGATAAATTGACCTGTGCGGCGATGTGGTTAGTTGTCCATATGACTTATGCCAAAAATGTCTATTTAGATGGTAGAGAGTTAACTGCTGTAGATTTTAAGCGCCAACCGCAGGGGCATACGGGTGGTTCACTCAACATGGTGCCTGGTTATATGGGCTATATGGGGGTTAATGCATTAACAGGTATTACCCGGCAATGGTTAATGGGACAAGGTCACTGTGTCGCAGCAATCGATGCGGTGAATTTGTTATTAGGAAATACAACAGCTGTTCACAAAGAACACTATGACTGGTCTGATCAAGGATTAACCCGTTTTGTAAGGGATTTTTACAGTTATTTGGTGAATCAACAAGGGAAGCCCGTTTCACCACTGGGTAGTCACGTTAATACCCATACGGCAGGTGCAACCATTGAAGGTGGTTATTTAGGTTTTGCTGGCTTGTATTATGTTCACCAACCCATGCCAGGTGAGCGCTTAGTCGCTTTTTTAAGTGATGGTGCATTTGAAGAACAACGGGGTAGTGACTGGGCCCCTCGGTGGTGGCGAGCTGAGGATACGGGCTTGGTGACTCCGATTATGATTGCCAACGGTCGTCGTATAGATCAGCGTACTACCATGAGTCAGTCTGGTGGTTCTGAATGGTTTAAACAGCATTTAGCGTTAAATTATTTTGACCCTGTTGTTATTGATGGTACGGATCCTGCCGCTTTTGTGTGGGCAATTTTTGAAATGGAAAATCGTCTACAAGCAAGGGCCGAAGCAGTTAAGCAGGGTAAACAGCATTACCCGATAAAGCTCCCTTATGTAATTGCAGAAACAGTAAAAGGCTATGGCTTTCCAGGTGCTGGTACTAATGCTGCCCATGGTACACCTTTACAAGCAAACCCTGCCAAGTCAGCAGAAGCATTAACGGCATTTAACCAAGGCGCTAAAAAACTTTGGGTGTCTGATGATGGGCTGAAAAATGCAGTTAAATTGGTTAATAATCATAATCAAGTAAGTCGTCCTAAAGAAAGTACGGTAAAACAGCTTACAGAAAAAGCCAAAGTAAATAGCCCGTCTCTGCATTGGAAACAGGAGCTGTATGATAATTACTCCCCTATGGCAGGATGGGACGAAAGCTTTACGCAGTTAGTAAAAGAGAACCCGCATTTACGAGTGAGGGTAGGTAATCCAGATGAATTAAGAAGTAATCAAATGAACCAAACCCTTGACTGGCTCAAGCACAGAGTAACTGAACCTGAACAAGGTGTTGCTGAAGCCGTGGGTGGTAAAGTGATTACAGCACTTAATGAAGAGGCAGTAGTCAGTGCTGCATTGGCAAACCAACAAGGAATTAATTTGGTCGTTTCATATGAAGCATTTGCAGTGAAAATGCTGGGTGCACTTCGCCAAACGGTTATTTTTGCACGACACCAAAAAGAGGCGCAACAACCTGCAAATTGGCTAAGTGTCCCTGTTTTGCTGACTTCTCATGTTTGGGAAAATGGTAAAAATGAGCAATCTCATCAAGACCCAACTTTATCTGAAGCGTTGATGGGTGAAATGACTGATATGGTAAGGGTATTGTTCCCTTGCGATTGGAATAGTGCTGTAGCCACAATGCAATCAACTTACACCAGTTATGGGCAAATTTGGCTAGCGACATTGCCTAAATTACCTGTGCCACTCTTTTTCTCAAAAGAACAGTCCGTCAGATTACTTGAAGAGGGTGCAGTATTAGTCAGAGGTGCTGCTGAAGCATCAATTCAATTAGTGGCAGTGGGTGCTTATCAATTAATAGAAGCATTAAAAGCCAGTGACCGTCTAAAAGAGCGAGAGATACCCCACTCACTTGTTTATATTATAGAGCCAGGTCGATTTAGAGTGGCAAGAGATAAAGCGGAAGCAGAGCAGTTAGTGGCTGATGACGTAATGGATAATGTATTTCCAGATACCGTTAACACAAGAGTATTTGTTTGTCATGGTCGCCCAGAAGTGTATCTTGGTATTATGCGGCAACTGGATCTGGGAACTAAACAGACGGCTGCTGTAGGCTATATCAACCAAGGTGGTACTTTGGATATAGGTGGAATGCTTTATGCCAATAAAACAACGTGGGCACATATTTTATACCAGATTGCTAAGACTGCATCGTTAAACCCACAAGCTATTCTGACAGAAAAAGAAATTCAAGCGGTAACAGGGGCTGGTGACCCTTATGCAATTATTGCTAAACCTTATCAGTAG
- a CDS encoding aspartate/glutamate racemase family protein: protein MQKILIIVPVNNTQFNQTIKRAVQPVIPPDFSVDILNINEGSDCIESRYDLVRNAPHVVNLATQAEQEGYSGLFITDMDMCGVEAVREVVNIPTIGGFRASAYTAMMLANKFSIITVMDSVVALQEQHIKEFGLVHNFASIRNVNVPVKHLGNEEIIFNKVLDAGRLAIINDGAQAIIFGCTGFVNMATRVSKALEDEGIRIPVIDPNCAAISYLVLLIRNQLLQSRKVYQRPINFT, encoded by the coding sequence ATGCAAAAAATTCTAATTATTGTTCCAGTAAACAATACACAATTTAACCAAACTATCAAAAGAGCTGTTCAGCCTGTAATTCCACCTGATTTTTCAGTTGACATACTGAATATTAATGAAGGCAGTGACTGTATTGAAAGTCGGTATGACCTCGTTAGAAATGCACCGCATGTTGTTAATCTAGCAACTCAAGCTGAACAAGAAGGCTACTCAGGTTTATTTATAACTGATATGGATATGTGTGGTGTAGAAGCTGTAAGAGAAGTGGTTAATATACCAACAATTGGGGGCTTTCGTGCAAGTGCTTACACTGCAATGATGTTAGCTAACAAATTTTCCATAATTACTGTCATGGATAGTGTTGTAGCATTACAAGAACAGCATATCAAAGAATTTGGTTTAGTTCATAATTTTGCCTCTATTCGCAATGTAAATGTGCCTGTTAAGCACTTAGGAAATGAAGAAATTATTTTTAACAAAGTATTAGATGCTGGCAGATTAGCCATTATAAATGATGGTGCTCAAGCTATAATTTTTGGCTGTACAGGTTTCGTTAACATGGCAACAAGAGTAAGCAAGGCGTTAGAAGATGAAGGGATTAGAATACCTGTTATAGACCCTAATTGCGCTGCTATTAGTTACTTAGTCCTGCTTATTAGAAATCAGCTATTACAAAGCCGTAAGGTATATCAACGGCCCATTAATTTTACTTAA
- a CDS encoding tRNA-dependent cyclodipeptide synthase, with protein sequence MNEVDQLKKIFDHHQTKYITINFSQFCSESELQLLSDLKYIKLVKVSLVQLSGALKLLVYPEGNSLCIDKIKSSLKCTSVEIVSNAEIKKCFPSIKSTTLLPFGDLYGTETFVDQALIRAKKIAFFSKNKDELIVLNYDDYSKIIKPEYNNISNKSLMAIKSFVAPKEKRNYLNKYKKCFFGVSLQNENFSDDKRLAASLDWISNNFEYCEVLVGDYIHRLTLQIIDCSLDDNDSYDKALQLGREFVSDKIELFAKYSSSCQFEIKYMSEYHRDSCYSHHRKNFLEFIECNQHYNHILTKFANTFVQRLINTKSLSLTDKERGVALSRKYLIDEGAIFSQAVSKGYNVLVYPGSIDPFIHISEGNYRYAPKLLKEMVCVGLSLKHIK encoded by the coding sequence ATGAATGAAGTAGATCAACTAAAAAAAATTTTTGATCATCATCAAACTAAGTATATAACAATTAATTTTTCACAGTTTTGTTCTGAGAGTGAGTTACAGCTTCTTAGTGATCTAAAATATATCAAGCTAGTTAAAGTTTCACTCGTACAGTTAAGTGGAGCTTTAAAGCTACTAGTTTATCCTGAAGGAAACTCCCTTTGTATCGATAAAATAAAGTCTTCACTCAAATGTACTAGTGTAGAAATTGTATCAAATGCTGAAATAAAAAAATGCTTCCCTAGTATTAAATCAACGACATTACTTCCATTTGGCGATCTATATGGTACAGAAACATTTGTTGATCAAGCGTTAATAAGAGCCAAAAAAATTGCTTTTTTTTCTAAAAATAAAGATGAGTTAATAGTATTAAACTATGATGACTACTCAAAAATTATAAAACCAGAGTATAATAATATATCAAATAAGAGTCTTATGGCAATAAAGAGTTTTGTAGCTCCGAAAGAAAAGCGTAACTACTTAAATAAGTATAAAAAATGTTTTTTTGGCGTATCATTACAAAATGAAAACTTTTCTGACGATAAACGATTGGCTGCTAGTTTAGACTGGATTTCAAATAACTTTGAATATTGTGAAGTCTTGGTTGGTGATTATATACACAGGCTTACACTGCAAATTATTGACTGCTCTTTGGATGATAATGACTCTTACGATAAGGCTCTTCAGCTTGGCAGAGAGTTTGTTTCAGACAAAATTGAACTGTTTGCAAAATATTCAAGCTCCTGTCAATTTGAAATTAAGTATATGTCTGAATACCATCGAGATAGCTGCTACTCCCATCATAGAAAGAATTTTTTAGAGTTTATTGAGTGCAATCAACATTACAACCACATACTAACAAAATTTGCTAACACATTTGTACAGCGCTTAATTAATACCAAAAGCTTAAGTCTAACAGATAAAGAACGTGGAGTTGCTTTATCAAGAAAATATTTGATTGATGAGGGTGCTATTTTCTCACAAGCTGTATCTAAAGGATATAACGTTTTAGTTTACCCTGGCTCAATTGATCCATTTATTCATATTTCTGAAGGAAACTATCGGTATGCCCCAAAACTATTAAAGGAAATGGTATGTGTAGGATTATCACTAAAGCATATTAAGTGA
- a CDS encoding BRO-N domain-containing protein, with amino-acid sequence MSSIIPLKFNHSSIRVIDKDGETWFMAKAVADALPYSKASAITRLDDDEKGMQIIQSLGGSQELQAY; translated from the coding sequence GTGAGCAGCATCATTCCACTAAAATTTAATCACTCATCAATCCGAGTGATTGACAAAGATGGTGAAACTTGGTTCATGGCCAAGGCTGTTGCTGATGCACTACCGTACTCTAAAGCAAGTGCAATCACACGCTTAGATGACGATGAAAAGGGCATGCAGATTATACAGTCCCTTGGTGGAAGCCAGGAGTTACAGGCTTATTAA